TGATCTTAATCTTATCATTTTTGATGCCACGCCCCCAACAAtagcagcctctctctctctgactccacAGAGCGGGAAAACCACAGCTCAACATGACTTCCATATCCATAGCTGTGACTGTGCTCTGGCATGTTCTCACGTTTTCAAGAGGTCTCTTTCAAGGTGAGCTCATGTTATCATCAAAACCTCACCTGTGTTTCTGACTTATTTGTCCTGCATTTGTCTAACCCGAGTTAGCTTCCAAGGTCCTCTGAGGTCTTCTGGGGCCTTCTAAAATCtacagtgacacacaaacacacactaaccttaaccctaaccacagttcaaatcttagtcctgaACTCCTCAGaatatgaggttctgcctcattaggaccaggttttgttctccatgaggaTGACTGAAATATCTGAAATAATGATTTAAAGTCATGGTTAAGGTTCTTGACTAAATCTACATCAGCAAACATTCAGGTTAATGAATTTGTGATGTCACGCGTTTTCTGCTCTCGCTCAGACTTGGAAGAGGTGATTGTGAAGCCGGGCGACGACGCCCTCCTCGGGTGCCACGCCCCCCCCAACACCGCCATCACAGGGCTGATTTGGTCTCGGCCGGGTGCCGACCTGTACGTGCTCTTCTACCGGGACGGACGAGCGCTCCAACAGTACCAGCTTCAGCCGTACCAAGGCCGCGTGGACCTCAGCGACCCGACGATGGCGAACGGAAACGCGTCTGTGATCGTGAGGAACGTCAGCGCGGACGACGCCGGAGAGTACAAGTGCTACGTGAGGACGGAGACGACGGGACGCAGGAAGAGGGACATGGAGCCAAGGAGTGTCGTCCATCTGAAGGTGGAGGACACTCCGAGCCCCACCCATGGGGGCGGGTGTGTTTTCGAGGGCGTGTCTTTGTGCTGCATGTTACCGCTGCttgtgttgttgtcactgtGCTCAAAGACATTCCGTTAAACGTTTAAGCTTCcatgttttgtgttgtattgcTTATTTAATCTTAATTGTGTTAAGCACTTTATCGTCAACATTAGGGTCACAAGGGGtggtgccaatccctgctgacatag
This Solea solea chromosome 3, fSolSol10.1, whole genome shotgun sequence DNA region includes the following protein-coding sequences:
- the LOC131456389 gene encoding butyrophilin subfamily 1 member A1-like, producing MTSISIAVTVLWHVLTFSRGLFQDLEEVIVKPGDDALLGCHAPPNTAITGLIWSRPGADLYVLFYRDGRALQQYQLQPYQGRVDLSDPTMANGNASVIVRNVSADDAGEYKCYVRTETTGRRKRDMEPRSVVHLKVEDTPSPTHGGGCVFEGVSLCCMLPLLVLLSLCSKTFR